The Microbacter sp. GSS18 genome has a segment encoding these proteins:
- a CDS encoding mannitol dehydrogenase family protein codes for MTAVPLTRAALAGRDDSVVAAPAPVRIVHVGLGHFFRAHQAWFTGRASDAAEWGIAAVTGRSTHMAEALDAQDGLFALVERGPEADRVEIVTSVVEAVPGTDVARLIELVSHADVAVITLTVTESGYRLRPDGTPDPDDPELSRDVEALRRGAGEPVTVPGRLLAALDGRRRADAGPIAIVPCDNIPGNGAFVRHGITTLAAQVDPRLADWIAANVSFVSTSVDRITPHTDDAPAVAEAGWIDRAPVVAEPFADWVLAGDFPAGRPRWESAGARFVDDIEPWEHRKLWLLNGAHSILTFAGQLRGLETVAEAVADAACRGAVEAFWAEAVQCLPAGTEHDRYREQLLERFANPRIVHRLAQIAAESTVKVQFRFAAVAERTVAAGRDPEGSVLALATWIRWVLAGPGAADARAGEVADAAASSDPVYSLLSLVSRSLARSPEFVDRVRSACAALSATDPTPDPALVARAH; via the coding sequence GTGACCGCCGTACCCCTCACCCGCGCCGCCCTGGCAGGGCGCGACGACAGCGTCGTCGCCGCGCCCGCCCCCGTCCGCATCGTCCACGTGGGCCTCGGGCACTTCTTCCGCGCTCACCAGGCCTGGTTCACCGGTCGGGCATCCGACGCCGCCGAGTGGGGCATCGCGGCCGTCACGGGGCGCAGCACGCACATGGCCGAGGCGCTCGACGCGCAGGACGGACTCTTCGCTCTCGTCGAGCGCGGCCCTGAGGCCGACCGTGTCGAGATCGTCACGAGCGTCGTCGAGGCGGTGCCCGGCACCGACGTCGCGCGCCTGATCGAATTGGTCTCGCATGCGGACGTCGCGGTCATCACCCTCACCGTCACCGAGAGCGGCTACCGGCTGCGCCCGGACGGCACCCCCGACCCCGACGACCCTGAGCTGAGCCGCGACGTCGAGGCGCTGCGCCGCGGCGCCGGCGAACCGGTCACCGTTCCCGGACGACTCCTCGCCGCCCTCGACGGCCGCCGGCGAGCGGATGCGGGCCCCATCGCGATCGTCCCGTGCGACAACATCCCCGGCAACGGCGCCTTCGTCCGGCACGGCATCACGACGCTCGCCGCGCAGGTCGATCCGCGGCTGGCGGACTGGATCGCCGCGAACGTGTCGTTCGTCAGCACATCCGTCGACCGCATCACCCCCCACACCGACGACGCTCCGGCCGTCGCAGAAGCGGGCTGGATCGATCGCGCCCCCGTGGTCGCCGAGCCGTTCGCCGACTGGGTGCTCGCGGGAGACTTCCCGGCAGGCCGTCCCCGCTGGGAGAGCGCCGGTGCCCGCTTCGTCGACGACATCGAGCCGTGGGAGCATCGCAAGCTCTGGCTGCTCAACGGAGCGCACAGCATCCTCACCTTCGCCGGTCAGCTGCGCGGTCTCGAGACCGTCGCCGAGGCAGTGGCGGATGCCGCGTGCCGCGGCGCCGTCGAGGCGTTCTGGGCCGAGGCCGTCCAGTGCCTGCCCGCGGGCACCGAGCACGATCGCTACCGCGAGCAGCTCCTCGAGCGGTTCGCGAACCCCCGGATCGTCCACCGGCTCGCCCAGATCGCCGCGGAATCGACCGTGAAGGTGCAGTTCCGCTTCGCCGCCGTCGCCGAGCGCACCGTCGCCGCAGGGCGCGACCCCGAAGGGTCCGTCCTCGCCCTCGCGACCTGGATCCGATGGGTGCTGGCCGGACCCGGGGCAGCCGACGCCCGCGCCGGCGAGGTCGCCGATGCGGCCGCATCCAGCGACCCGGTCTACAGTCTCCTGAGCCTCGTCTCGAGAAGCCTCGCCCGCTCGCCCGAGTTCGTCGACCGGGTCCGGTCGGCCTGCGCGGCGCTCTCGGCCACCGACCCGACACCCGACCCGGCGCTCGTCGCGCGCGCCCACTGA
- the uidA gene encoding beta-glucuronidase, whose amino-acid sequence MLKPQTSATRELVSLDGLWDFALDSAEVAEPWTGTLDTPLQAPVPASYNDLFTDAAIRDHVGWVWYQRSVRVPRGWAGERIVIRVDAATHEGVVYVNDERVTQHEGGYLPFEADITDHVTAGEEFRLTIGVNNVLTPHTIPPGLVKDLPDGRKQQTYMHDFYNYSGLHRSVWLLSRPAVHVSDVTVVTGFDGSAGEVAYTVEATGDAEVRVTLRDEDGAVVATGTGATGTLAVEDVRLWQPGAAYLYRLEIELVADGGVVDAYALNVGVRTVEVRGGEFLINGEPFYFTGFGKHEDIAVKGKGHDNAYLVHDFQLIDWIGANSFRTAHYPYAEEVMDYADRHGIVVIDETAAVGLNKRISGGIADLMSGNTTAGEEGFGPKMQEAHRREIRELIGRDKNHPSVVMWSIANEPDTMAEGTDDYFEPLFALTRELDPTRPVTFVNVMMAPPNVCRVSKFADVLCLNRYYGWYIDTGDIATAEIHLEQELRGWEQMYGKPMIMTEYGADTVAGLHSVWDQPWSEEYQAKMLDMYHRVFDRVDTMVGEQVWNFADFQTSNGIFRVDGNKKGVFTRDRKPKASAHSLRARWTAIRDGQA is encoded by the coding sequence ATGCTCAAGCCCCAGACCTCCGCCACCCGCGAGCTCGTCTCCCTCGACGGCCTGTGGGACTTCGCCCTCGACTCCGCCGAGGTCGCCGAGCCCTGGACCGGAACCCTCGACACCCCGCTCCAGGCTCCCGTGCCGGCCAGCTACAACGATCTGTTCACCGACGCAGCGATCCGCGACCACGTCGGCTGGGTCTGGTACCAGCGCTCGGTGCGCGTGCCGCGCGGCTGGGCCGGCGAGCGCATCGTGATCCGCGTCGACGCCGCCACCCACGAGGGCGTCGTCTACGTGAATGACGAGCGCGTGACGCAGCACGAGGGCGGCTACCTGCCGTTCGAGGCCGACATCACCGACCACGTGACCGCGGGCGAGGAGTTCCGCCTCACGATCGGCGTCAACAACGTCCTCACGCCGCACACGATCCCGCCGGGGCTCGTCAAGGACCTGCCGGACGGCCGCAAGCAGCAGACCTACATGCACGACTTCTACAACTACTCGGGTCTGCACCGCTCGGTCTGGCTCCTGAGCCGCCCCGCGGTTCACGTGTCGGACGTCACCGTCGTGACCGGCTTCGACGGCTCGGCCGGCGAGGTCGCTTACACCGTCGAGGCGACCGGGGACGCCGAGGTGCGGGTGACACTGCGCGACGAGGACGGCGCGGTCGTCGCCACCGGCACGGGCGCGACCGGCACCCTCGCCGTCGAGGACGTGCGGCTGTGGCAGCCCGGCGCCGCGTACCTCTACCGGCTCGAGATCGAGCTCGTCGCAGACGGCGGTGTCGTCGACGCGTACGCGCTGAACGTGGGCGTCCGCACCGTCGAGGTGCGCGGTGGCGAGTTCCTCATCAACGGCGAGCCGTTCTACTTCACCGGCTTCGGCAAGCACGAGGACATCGCCGTCAAGGGCAAGGGGCACGACAACGCCTACCTGGTCCACGACTTCCAGCTGATCGACTGGATCGGTGCGAACTCCTTCCGCACGGCGCACTACCCGTATGCCGAGGAGGTCATGGACTACGCCGACCGCCACGGCATCGTGGTGATCGACGAGACCGCGGCGGTGGGGCTGAACAAGCGCATCTCCGGCGGCATCGCCGACCTCATGTCGGGCAACACCACAGCCGGCGAAGAGGGCTTCGGCCCCAAGATGCAGGAGGCCCACCGGCGCGAGATCCGCGAGCTCATCGGGCGCGACAAGAACCACCCGTCGGTGGTGATGTGGTCGATCGCCAACGAGCCCGACACGATGGCGGAGGGCACCGACGACTACTTCGAGCCGCTGTTCGCCCTCACCCGCGAGCTCGACCCGACGCGTCCGGTCACGTTCGTGAACGTCATGATGGCGCCGCCGAACGTGTGCCGCGTGTCGAAGTTCGCCGATGTGCTGTGCCTCAACCGCTACTACGGCTGGTACATCGACACCGGCGACATCGCGACCGCCGAGATCCACCTCGAGCAGGAGCTGCGCGGGTGGGAGCAGATGTACGGCAAGCCGATGATCATGACCGAGTACGGCGCCGACACCGTGGCGGGCCTGCACTCGGTGTGGGACCAGCCGTGGAGCGAGGAGTACCAGGCCAAGATGCTCGACATGTACCACCGCGTCTTCGACCGCGTGGACACCATGGTCGGCGAGCAGGTCTGGAACTTCGCCGACTTCCAGACCTCGAACGGCATCTTCCGCGTCGACGGGAACAAGAAGGGCGTCTTCACGCGGGACCGCAAGCCGAAGGCATCCGCCCACTCGCTGCGCGCCCGCTGGACGGCGATCCGCGACGGCCAGGCCTGA
- the uidB gene encoding glucuronide transporter, translating to MTTTESVEAKTPALGKLPKISYVGYGAGDMANNLSFTLASMFLLVYYTDVAGISAAAVGTLFLVLRIFDAFTDIIAGRLVDNTYNKRWGKFRPYLLFGSAPLLLLSIATFHVPQIGETGMLLYAYLTYGLLGIAYTLVNIPYGSLAAAMTQVPAERARLATFRTMGAAVTGAALGIVISPLLSPDNDLQQIFTTVTITFFFIGMALYLFTFFTAKERVYRAVPKVSMKQSFATLKGNKPLLMLCIASLLLLSGMIASTTAQIYLMRDVFDALYLVPVVSLAQLVLIFVVAPFVPMVVRRFGKRNAYIAGAVVGAVGQLITFFAPNEWVALAGSMIGLPGIMFVSMLVWALEADTVEYGEWKTGVRTEGITYAVFSFTRKAGQAVGGALAAYAIGIGGYSVGEQVVGTPAEWGIRTGAALIPAVLVFLSGAIMVFYPLTDRIHAQIVAEIEAHRDEEAEIAGHGGVVDIAAEEHPEGADEAMTKPASDVSLSTAALRTGKARPHLFGRRSKKD from the coding sequence GTGACCACCACCGAGAGCGTCGAGGCGAAGACCCCGGCACTGGGGAAGCTCCCCAAGATCAGCTACGTCGGCTACGGCGCGGGCGACATGGCCAACAACCTGTCGTTCACGCTCGCGTCGATGTTCCTGCTCGTCTACTACACCGATGTCGCCGGCATCTCCGCCGCCGCGGTCGGAACGCTGTTCCTCGTGCTGCGCATCTTCGACGCGTTCACCGACATCATCGCGGGGCGCCTGGTCGACAATACGTACAACAAGCGATGGGGCAAGTTCCGGCCGTACCTGCTCTTCGGTTCGGCGCCGCTTCTTCTGCTGTCGATCGCGACGTTCCACGTGCCGCAGATCGGCGAGACCGGCATGCTGCTGTACGCCTACCTGACCTACGGTCTGCTCGGCATCGCTTACACGCTCGTCAACATCCCGTACGGCTCGCTCGCCGCCGCGATGACCCAGGTGCCCGCCGAGCGGGCCCGCCTCGCGACCTTCCGCACCATGGGTGCGGCGGTGACGGGTGCGGCGCTGGGCATCGTGATCTCGCCGCTGCTGTCGCCCGACAACGACCTGCAGCAGATCTTCACGACCGTCACCATCACGTTCTTCTTCATCGGCATGGCGCTGTACCTGTTCACCTTCTTCACCGCCAAGGAGCGCGTGTACCGGGCGGTGCCGAAGGTGTCGATGAAGCAGTCGTTCGCGACGCTGAAGGGCAACAAGCCGCTGCTGATGCTGTGCATCGCGTCGCTGCTGCTGCTGTCGGGCATGATCGCCTCGACGACCGCGCAGATCTACCTGATGCGGGACGTCTTCGACGCGCTGTACCTGGTGCCGGTCGTCTCGCTCGCGCAGCTGGTGCTCATCTTCGTCGTCGCCCCGTTCGTCCCGATGGTCGTGCGCCGCTTCGGCAAGCGCAACGCCTACATCGCCGGCGCCGTCGTCGGCGCGGTGGGACAGCTGATCACGTTCTTCGCCCCGAACGAGTGGGTCGCGCTCGCCGGCAGCATGATCGGCCTGCCCGGCATCATGTTCGTCTCGATGCTGGTGTGGGCGCTCGAGGCCGACACCGTCGAGTACGGCGAGTGGAAGACCGGCGTGCGCACCGAGGGCATCACGTATGCGGTGTTCTCGTTCACGCGCAAGGCCGGCCAGGCCGTCGGCGGCGCGCTCGCCGCGTACGCGATCGGCATCGGCGGATACTCCGTGGGCGAGCAGGTCGTCGGCACGCCGGCCGAGTGGGGCATCCGCACCGGTGCGGCGCTGATCCCGGCCGTGCTGGTGTTCCTGTCCGGCGCGATCATGGTGTTCTACCCGCTCACCGACAGGATCCACGCGCAGATCGTCGCCGAGATCGAGGCCCACCGCGACGAAGAAGCCGAGATCGCCGGGCACGGCGGCGTCGTCGACATCGCCGCCGAGGAGCACCCGGAGGGCGCCGACGAGGCGATGACCAAGCCCGCGAGCGATGTCTCGCTCTCGACCGCCGCCCTGCGCACGGGCAAGGCGCGCCCGCACCTGTTCGGGCGCCGCAGCAAGAAGGACTAG
- a CDS encoding D-galactonate dehydratase family protein, which yields MIIDKAEVIVTSPDRNFVTLKLTTADGLTGLGDATLNGRELAVVAYLTEHVVPLLIGSDASKIEDTWQFLYRSAYWRRGPVTMASIAAVDMALWDIKGKAAGMPVYQLLGGASRSGLLAYGHASGKELPELFDSVRSHLEQGYRAIRIQTGVPGLKAIYGIASQSSDTGGGEARYDHEPARRGAKPVQEDWDTRAYLNHLPGVFEAVRNEFGPDIPLLHDGHHRMTPIQAAKLGKSLEPYDLFWLEDCTPAENAEALRLVRQHTTTPLAIGEIFNTVWDFKDIIRDQLIDYVRGAVTHMGGISPLKKTLEYAAMYQIKSGMHGPTDISPVGMAAAMHLGLSIHNFGIQEYMKHGRRTDEVFEQSFTWSGGLLHPGDEPGLGVELNLDEAGKYPYEQAYLPYNRLADGTVHDW from the coding sequence ATGATCATCGACAAGGCCGAGGTGATCGTCACCAGCCCCGACCGCAACTTCGTGACGCTCAAGCTCACGACCGCCGACGGGCTCACGGGTCTGGGCGACGCGACCCTCAACGGGCGCGAGCTCGCCGTCGTGGCGTACCTGACCGAGCATGTGGTGCCGTTGCTGATCGGCAGTGACGCGTCGAAGATCGAGGACACGTGGCAGTTCCTCTATCGGTCGGCGTACTGGCGCCGTGGTCCGGTGACGATGGCGTCGATCGCCGCGGTGGACATGGCGCTGTGGGACATCAAGGGCAAGGCCGCCGGGATGCCGGTGTACCAGCTGCTGGGCGGCGCGTCCCGCTCCGGGCTGCTCGCGTACGGTCACGCGTCGGGCAAGGAGCTGCCCGAGCTGTTCGACAGTGTGCGTTCGCACCTCGAGCAGGGCTACCGCGCGATCCGCATTCAGACCGGTGTGCCCGGGCTGAAGGCGATCTACGGCATCGCGTCGCAGTCGTCCGACACCGGCGGCGGCGAAGCGCGCTACGACCACGAGCCGGCGCGCCGCGGCGCGAAGCCGGTGCAGGAGGACTGGGACACCCGCGCCTACCTGAACCATCTGCCCGGGGTCTTCGAGGCGGTCCGCAACGAGTTCGGTCCCGACATCCCGCTCCTCCACGACGGCCATCACCGGATGACGCCGATCCAGGCGGCGAAGCTCGGGAAGTCCCTGGAGCCGTACGACCTGTTCTGGCTCGAGGACTGCACGCCGGCCGAGAACGCCGAGGCGCTGCGGCTGGTTCGGCAGCACACCACGACGCCGCTGGCGATCGGCGAGATCTTCAACACGGTGTGGGACTTCAAGGACATCATCCGCGACCAGCTCATCGACTACGTCCGCGGCGCCGTCACCCACATGGGCGGCATCAGCCCGCTGAAGAAGACCCTCGAGTACGCCGCGATGTACCAGATCAAGTCGGGCATGCACGGTCCCACCGACATCTCGCCGGTCGGGATGGCCGCCGCGATGCACCTGGGTCTGTCGATCCACAACTTCGGCATTCAGGAGTACATGAAGCACGGGCGCAGGACCGACGAGGTGTTCGAGCAGTCGTTCACCTGGTCCGGTGGCCTCCTGCACCCGGGCGACGAGCCGGGGCTGGGCGTGGAGCTGAACCTCGATGAGGCGGGGAAGTATCCGTACGAGCAGGCCTACCTGCCGTACAACCGCCTCGCCGACGGCACGGTGCATGATTGGTGA
- a CDS encoding gluconokinase — protein MSTRNADPGPAVVVMGVSASGKSSVAAALAARLGVAWADADDLHPAANVRKMSSGIPLDDDDRRPWLAAVGARLADGAAAGGIVMACSALKRVYRDQLRAECPATVFVHLDGPRALLAARAGAREDHFMPPALLDSQIATLEPLESAERGVVIDVEASVDDIAEDAARWVAEHA, from the coding sequence ATGAGCACGCGGAACGCCGACCCGGGACCCGCCGTCGTGGTGATGGGGGTCTCGGCCTCCGGGAAGTCCTCCGTCGCAGCCGCGCTCGCCGCGCGACTGGGCGTGGCGTGGGCCGATGCCGACGATCTGCACCCCGCGGCCAACGTCAGGAAGATGTCGTCGGGGATCCCGCTCGACGACGACGATCGCCGCCCCTGGCTCGCCGCCGTGGGCGCGCGCCTGGCCGATGGCGCGGCGGCGGGCGGCATCGTGATGGCCTGCTCGGCGCTCAAGCGCGTCTACCGGGATCAGCTGCGCGCCGAGTGCCCGGCCACCGTCTTCGTCCACCTCGACGGCCCGCGCGCCCTCCTGGCCGCGCGGGCCGGCGCGCGGGAGGATCACTTCATGCCTCCCGCGCTGCTGGACTCCCAGATCGCCACCCTCGAGCCGCTCGAATCGGCTGAGCGCGGCGTGGTGATCGACGTCGAGGCGTCGGTCGACGACATCGCCGAAGACGCCGCGCGCTGGGTTGCAGAGCATGCCTGA
- a CDS encoding LacI family DNA-binding transcriptional regulator, producing the protein MPEPSRAVGGGDLPEHLAARIRDRGGAATIYDIAELAGVSPSTVSRALSKPGRISAKTEQRIRDAAAQLNFRVNPIARALHTGRSHTLALVVADITNPVVFGIVRGAEHAASAAGYTLVIAESQESGEAEAEAVERLIPSVDGVILATTRLADDRIADIAARKPLVLINRAVDGVEGVLPDVDRGVLELMDHLSGLGHRSIAYLSGPESSWISTRRWERMLDAAESRGIALVEIGPNSPTIDGGRDALRRVLAARPTAVVAFNDLLAIGLMQAAAARAVSVPDALSVAGFDDIFGSELIVPPLTTVRTQLVEAGERAVRRVLRRLDVPVSGPEDDEPLRTGLIVRGSTGPAQS; encoded by the coding sequence ATGCCTGAGCCGTCGCGGGCGGTCGGCGGCGGCGACCTGCCCGAGCACCTCGCCGCCCGCATCCGCGACCGCGGCGGCGCGGCGACGATCTACGACATCGCCGAACTGGCCGGTGTCAGCCCCTCGACGGTGTCGCGGGCGCTGTCCAAACCGGGGCGCATCAGCGCGAAGACCGAGCAGCGCATCCGCGATGCGGCCGCGCAGCTGAACTTCCGCGTCAACCCGATCGCGCGGGCTCTGCACACCGGTCGCAGTCACACCCTGGCGCTGGTCGTCGCCGACATCACCAACCCGGTCGTGTTCGGGATCGTGCGCGGAGCCGAGCACGCGGCCAGCGCCGCCGGCTACACGCTCGTCATCGCGGAATCGCAGGAGTCCGGCGAGGCGGAGGCCGAGGCGGTCGAGAGGCTGATCCCGAGCGTCGACGGCGTGATCCTCGCGACCACGCGTCTGGCGGACGACCGGATCGCCGACATCGCGGCGCGCAAGCCGCTCGTGCTCATCAACAGGGCCGTTGACGGGGTCGAGGGTGTCCTCCCCGACGTCGATCGCGGGGTCCTGGAGCTCATGGATCACCTGAGCGGTCTCGGGCACCGCTCCATCGCGTACCTGTCGGGTCCCGAATCGTCGTGGATCAGCACACGACGATGGGAGCGGATGCTGGACGCCGCCGAATCGCGCGGCATCGCGCTCGTGGAGATCGGCCCGAACTCGCCGACGATCGACGGCGGGCGTGATGCTCTGCGGCGGGTGCTCGCCGCGCGTCCGACCGCGGTGGTCGCCTTCAACGACCTGCTCGCCATCGGACTGATGCAGGCCGCAGCGGCGCGCGCCGTGTCGGTGCCCGACGCGCTCAGCGTCGCCGGCTTCGACGACATCTTCGGCAGCGAGCTCATCGTCCCTCCCCTGACGACCGTGCGCACGCAGCTCGTCGAGGCGGGCGAGCGCGCCGTCCGCCGTGTTCTGCGACGACTCGACGTGCCGGTGAGCGGGCCCGAGGACGACGAGCCGCTCCGGACCGGGCTCATCGTCCGGGGATCCACGGGGCCCGCGCAGAGCTGA
- a CDS encoding phosphatase PAP2 family protein has protein sequence MSRSDDAPVPVVDPAAPHPDHRRVVALVTGVAAAVLFVLLRVTIALEGEEPLAVDQWWHDLIVDGRSDVLVAVAHVPAVGGGTIGMILVGTLLIVVFSVLHRKWDAINVGAAIVIVVAIGAPMASVIGRERPTDSLAEVVDTSFPSGHTAVATTVMLTLALLLRRWYVWAAAVFWALLMAWSRTYLSAHWLTDVVGGLLEGIAVACLVWVAVEALRDRRARVHLEDPDRPGEPPTITR, from the coding sequence ATGTCCCGAAGCGACGACGCCCCAGTCCCGGTGGTGGATCCCGCCGCGCCCCACCCCGATCACAGGCGCGTCGTCGCTCTCGTCACCGGCGTCGCCGCGGCCGTCCTGTTCGTCCTGCTCCGCGTGACGATCGCGCTGGAGGGCGAAGAGCCGCTCGCCGTCGACCAGTGGTGGCACGATCTGATCGTCGACGGGCGCAGCGACGTGCTCGTCGCGGTCGCGCATGTCCCGGCGGTCGGCGGAGGCACCATCGGCATGATCCTCGTGGGCACGCTGCTGATCGTCGTCTTCTCGGTGCTGCACCGGAAGTGGGACGCGATCAACGTCGGCGCCGCGATCGTGATCGTCGTCGCGATCGGCGCGCCCATGGCCTCGGTCATCGGTCGTGAGCGGCCCACGGACTCGCTGGCCGAGGTCGTCGACACGTCGTTCCCGTCCGGGCACACCGCCGTGGCCACCACCGTGATGCTGACACTCGCACTGCTGCTGCGCCGGTGGTACGTGTGGGCGGCCGCGGTGTTCTGGGCGCTCCTCATGGCGTGGAGCCGCACATATCTCAGTGCGCACTGGCTCACCGACGTCGTCGGCGGGCTGCTCGAGGGGATCGCCGTGGCGTGTCTCGTGTGGGTTGCCGTCGAGGCGCTGCGAGACCGACGCGCGCGCGTGCACCTCGAGGACCCCGACCGGCCCGGCGAGCCGCCGACCATCACGCGCTGA
- a CDS encoding alpha/beta fold hydrolase: MDEPTYRFGDYTLDGAGYRLVRSGEHVHLEPRVFDVLLHLVIHRERVVPKEELIDSIWGSRFVSEASLTTALRAARAALGDSGDRQRMIRTVHGRGYQFIASTTVHDGEPDGADADRPTDTSPETPDDVTVAPERQSIRVCRAADDARIAWASVGSGPVLMKAANWISHLDLEWQTPIWSHWLHGLARGRRLVRYDERGCGLSDWDVDGFTFDDWVSDLETVVDAAGLDTFPLLGVSQGGAVAIAYAVRHPERVSKLILAGAYAQGRHVRAQGEAERAAAALDLDLARVGWARQDPSFLRVFASQFLPTGTHEDWEEFVRFQRETASPENGVRFLEQFAVIDVADLAPRVACPTLILHSRGDVRVPASQAGELAAAIPDSSLVLLDSANHLLRADEPAWPEFLAHIDDFLAE; the protein is encoded by the coding sequence GTGGACGAACCCACCTACCGCTTCGGCGACTACACCCTCGACGGCGCGGGATACCGGCTCGTCCGCTCGGGGGAGCACGTCCACCTCGAGCCGCGGGTTTTCGATGTCCTGCTCCACCTGGTGATCCACCGCGAGCGCGTCGTCCCCAAGGAAGAGCTCATCGACAGCATCTGGGGCAGCCGCTTCGTGAGCGAGGCGTCGCTGACGACCGCGCTGCGGGCCGCGCGGGCCGCGCTCGGCGACAGCGGGGACCGACAGCGGATGATCCGCACCGTCCACGGTCGCGGATACCAGTTCATCGCGTCGACGACGGTCCACGACGGCGAACCCGATGGCGCGGATGCCGACCGGCCGACCGACACCTCACCCGAGACGCCCGACGACGTGACCGTCGCGCCGGAGCGACAGAGCATCCGCGTCTGCCGCGCCGCCGACGACGCGCGCATCGCGTGGGCGTCTGTCGGATCGGGGCCGGTGCTCATGAAGGCGGCGAACTGGATCAGCCACCTCGACCTGGAGTGGCAGACGCCGATCTGGTCGCACTGGCTGCACGGGCTGGCGCGAGGACGCCGTCTCGTCCGCTACGACGAGCGCGGCTGCGGCCTCAGCGACTGGGACGTCGACGGCTTCACGTTCGACGACTGGGTGAGCGACCTCGAGACGGTCGTCGACGCCGCGGGGCTGGACACGTTCCCGCTGCTGGGGGTGTCACAGGGCGGCGCCGTGGCGATCGCCTACGCCGTCCGCCACCCCGAACGCGTCAGCAAGCTGATCCTCGCCGGCGCGTACGCCCAGGGCCGGCATGTTCGCGCACAGGGCGAGGCCGAGCGGGCAGCCGCCGCGCTCGACCTCGACCTCGCCCGGGTGGGGTGGGCTCGTCAGGATCCGAGCTTCCTCCGGGTTTTCGCTTCGCAGTTCCTCCCGACAGGAACCCACGAAGACTGGGAGGAGTTCGTCCGCTTCCAGCGCGAGACCGCCTCCCCCGAGAATGGTGTGCGCTTCCTCGAGCAGTTCGCCGTGATCGACGTCGCCGACCTCGCCCCCCGCGTCGCCTGCCCGACGCTGATCCTGCATTCGCGCGGCGACGTGCGCGTGCCGGCATCCCAGGCCGGAGAACTCGCCGCGGCGATCCCCGACAGCAGCCTGGTGCTGCTCGACAGCGCCAACCACCTGCTGCGCGCGGATGAGCCGGCGTGGCCCGAGTTCCTAGCCCACATCGACGACTTCCTCGCGGAGTGA